A genomic stretch from Streptomyces venezuelae ATCC 10712 includes:
- a CDS encoding GHMP kinase — translation MTRPGRAPGTVTGPGPDSDPNPARGTGHAPCHHGELLQGVFLDAAGRRCAGLVTLPMAGPGSRAEFLRRPGTPPRALTVVPADRTKAAAAAALAVEECARRSGLPPCGGELRLGGDIPVGLGMGSSTSDVIATVRAVAAAYGLHLAPETVAGLAVRAERASDPLMLDARPVLFAQREGRVLEVLGPALPHLVVVGCTLGGGAPVDTLTLPVREATDADLRAFERLRALLRRSLATGDVALLGKVATASARRGQQVLRHPEFDSLIATARRTGAVGVQIAHSGAVAGVLFDPTAAGLHHRVRGCRRALDDRGIPTTRTFTTHTTTAPPFPAATTPKEFTPWTSTSRRRSAGRT, via the coding sequence ATGACCCGGCCGGGCAGGGCCCCGGGCACGGTCACCGGCCCGGGGCCCGACAGCGACCCGAACCCCGCCCGAGGCACCGGCCACGCCCCCTGCCACCACGGCGAACTCCTCCAGGGCGTCTTCCTCGACGCGGCCGGCCGCCGGTGCGCGGGCCTCGTCACCCTCCCCATGGCCGGCCCCGGCAGCCGCGCCGAGTTCCTCCGCCGCCCCGGCACACCGCCCCGGGCGCTCACCGTCGTACCCGCCGACCGTACGAAGGCCGCGGCCGCCGCGGCCCTCGCCGTCGAGGAGTGCGCCCGAAGATCCGGACTGCCTCCCTGCGGCGGGGAGCTGAGACTCGGCGGCGACATCCCCGTGGGCCTGGGCATGGGCAGCTCCACCAGCGACGTGATCGCGACCGTCCGCGCGGTCGCCGCCGCGTACGGGCTGCACCTCGCACCCGAGACGGTCGCGGGTCTTGCCGTCCGGGCGGAACGGGCCAGCGATCCGCTGATGCTCGACGCCCGCCCGGTCCTCTTCGCCCAGCGGGAGGGCCGGGTCCTGGAGGTCCTCGGCCCGGCCCTCCCGCACCTGGTCGTCGTCGGCTGCACCCTCGGCGGGGGAGCACCCGTGGACACCCTCACCCTGCCCGTACGGGAGGCCACCGACGCCGACCTCCGCGCCTTCGAACGGCTCCGCGCCCTGCTGCGCCGCTCGCTGGCGACCGGCGACGTCGCGCTCCTGGGCAAGGTCGCCACGGCCAGCGCCCGCCGGGGCCAACAGGTCCTCCGCCACCCGGAGTTCGACTCCCTGATCGCGACCGCCCGGCGCACCGGAGCGGTCGGCGTGCAGATCGCGCACAGCGGCGCCGTCGCGGGCGTCCTGTTCGACCCGACGGCAGCGGGCCTGCACCACCGGGTACGGGGCTGCCGCCGCGCCCTGGACGACCGGGGCATTCCCACCACCCGCACCTTCACCACCCACACCACCACCGCCCCGCCCTTCCCAGC
- a CDS encoding FecCD family ABC transporter permease, with product MPTDPPTAGTPANLLAPSRPADEPARAGLSAPADPSGLADQQGPTDLSVPADQTAPADLSVPADLSVPADLSVPADQAVRGGLSEPADPPRPADPPGPTELPAPTGPSAPVPPRRFPLVTALATATVLVASLAAAVRVGTADVGWADLVRVLGAHAGLDVEPLPPLVDSLIWDLRLPRVLMAALVGASLAVCGAVLQAVTRNALADPYLLGVSSGASTGAVTVVVLGIGAGTLGVTGGALVGALLAFGLLLLLLRRTGLDSVRIVLTGVVVGQLLTALTSLVLMASADADTTRAVTHWLLGSMAPARWDTVLVCAIVTPLGLAVAWLCSNALDGLAFGTDTAASLGIGVRHTRMLLLVVTAALTAVAVATVGAIGFVGLIVPHGVRFLVGPPHRVLLPYAALAGAVFLVWTDALARIAFAPREVPVGVITALLGVPLFLLVLRRRGEL from the coding sequence ATGCCCACTGACCCGCCGACGGCCGGCACCCCGGCGAACCTGCTTGCCCCGTCGCGCCCTGCCGACGAGCCCGCTCGCGCGGGTCTGTCCGCGCCTGCGGACCCGTCCGGGCTAGCCGACCAGCAGGGTCCCACCGATTTGTCCGTTCCCGCCGACCAGACTGCACCTGCGGACCTGTCCGTTCCCGCGGACCTGTCCGTGCCCGCCGACCTGTCCGTGCCCGCCGACCAAGCCGTTCGCGGGGGCCTCTCCGAGCCCGCAGACCCGCCCAGGCCCGCGGACCCGCCCGGTCCCACCGAACTGCCCGCTCCCACCGGCCCGTCGGCGCCCGTCCCACCCCGGCGGTTCCCCCTCGTCACGGCCCTCGCCACCGCCACCGTCCTGGTGGCCTCCCTCGCGGCGGCCGTCCGCGTCGGTACCGCCGACGTCGGCTGGGCCGACCTCGTACGCGTCCTCGGGGCGCACGCAGGCCTGGACGTGGAGCCACTGCCCCCGCTCGTGGACTCGCTCATCTGGGACCTCCGGCTGCCGCGCGTCCTGATGGCCGCACTCGTCGGTGCCTCGCTCGCCGTGTGCGGCGCCGTGCTCCAGGCGGTCACCCGCAACGCGCTCGCCGACCCGTACCTGCTCGGCGTGTCCTCCGGCGCGTCGACGGGCGCCGTCACCGTCGTCGTCCTCGGAATCGGCGCGGGCACCCTCGGCGTCACCGGCGGCGCGCTCGTCGGCGCCCTGTTGGCCTTCGGTCTCCTGCTCCTCCTGCTCCGGCGTACCGGACTCGACTCCGTCCGCATCGTCCTCACCGGAGTGGTCGTCGGTCAGCTCCTGACCGCCCTGACCTCCCTCGTCCTCATGGCGTCGGCCGACGCCGACACCACCCGCGCCGTCACCCACTGGCTCCTGGGCTCGATGGCACCGGCCCGCTGGGACACCGTCCTGGTCTGCGCGATCGTCACCCCCCTGGGACTCGCGGTCGCGTGGCTGTGCTCGAACGCGCTCGACGGGCTCGCGTTCGGCACCGACACCGCCGCCTCGCTCGGCATCGGCGTACGGCACACCAGGATGCTGCTCCTGGTGGTGACGGCGGCCCTGACCGCCGTCGCGGTCGCGACCGTCGGCGCCATCGGCTTCGTCGGACTGATCGTCCCCCACGGGGTGCGCTTCCTCGTCGGCCCGCCGCACCGCGTGCTGTTGCCGTACGCGGCGCTCGCGGGCGCGGTGTTCCTGGTGTGGACCGACGCCCTCGCCCGGATCGCCTTCGCACCCCGCGAGGTCCCCGTCGGGGTGATCACCGCACTGCTCGGCGTGCCCCTGTTCCTCCTCGTCCTGCGCAGGAGGGGTGAGCTGTGA
- a CDS encoding Rossmann-like domain-containing protein, giving the protein MPHPAPARTTSAASVDQLIAAVLAGEHGPLPSALVATSVFWIHHGTRLAGGDTTYLNQYVLVRLGGSFGGCAFEAGELTPSLCHDYSGAPLDLLLRDAPRPVRIAALDAYLAHAHPHRTAAERGEAEPVSLPAGTPEVRAKARDTAIAGLLDITHGAEVGLIGVVNPLVAAIREQGGEPLPCDFNLKATQWGDPVTDDMHEVLDRAEAVVATGMTLSNGSFDTILARCRDREIPLIVYAQSGSAVARAFLGAGVTAVSAEPFPFSQFSGEETVLYRYRTADGT; this is encoded by the coding sequence ATCCCGCACCCGGCCCCCGCGCGTACCACATCGGCGGCCTCCGTCGACCAGCTCATCGCCGCGGTCCTGGCGGGCGAACACGGGCCGCTGCCCTCCGCGCTCGTCGCCACCAGCGTGTTCTGGATCCACCACGGCACCCGCCTGGCCGGCGGCGACACCACCTACCTCAACCAGTACGTCCTCGTCAGGCTCGGCGGCTCCTTCGGCGGCTGCGCCTTCGAGGCCGGCGAGCTCACCCCGTCCCTCTGCCACGACTACTCGGGCGCGCCGCTCGACCTGCTGCTGCGCGACGCCCCGCGCCCCGTGCGGATCGCCGCCCTCGACGCCTACCTCGCCCACGCCCACCCGCACCGGACGGCCGCCGAGCGGGGCGAGGCCGAACCCGTCAGCCTGCCCGCCGGCACCCCGGAGGTCCGCGCGAAGGCCCGCGACACGGCCATCGCGGGTCTGCTCGACATCACGCACGGCGCCGAGGTGGGGCTCATCGGCGTCGTCAACCCCCTGGTCGCGGCGATCCGTGAGCAGGGCGGGGAACCCCTGCCCTGCGACTTCAACCTGAAGGCCACCCAGTGGGGCGACCCCGTCACGGACGACATGCACGAGGTGCTCGACCGGGCCGAGGCGGTCGTCGCCACGGGCATGACCCTAAGCAACGGCTCGTTCGACACGATCCTGGCGCGCTGCCGCGACCGGGAGATCCCGCTGATCGTGTACGCGCAGAGCGGCAGCGCCGTCGCCCGCGCGTTCCTCGGCGCGGGCGTGACGGCCGTGTCGGCGGAGCCGTTCCCCTTCTCCCAGTTCAGCGGCGAGGAGACCGTCCTGTACCGCTACCGCACGGCGGACGGCACATGA
- a CDS encoding ABC transporter ATP-binding protein, with protein sequence MRIAAENLSWSVAGTPVVRDVSAAVAPGETVGLLGPNGSGKSSLLRCLAGLRAPDTGTVRYDGESVRGWSARRIARHVAFVAQDSGADSDLRVADVVGLGRTPFRDRWRGPDGTDRAVTAQALEEVGLTALADRSWKALSGGERQRAHIARALAQQPYALLLDEPTNHLDVKHQLELMELLTGTERTVLVALHDLSLAARYCDRLLLLHHGRLIAAGPPAEVLTAERLAEVFEVDAALTTDALGQPAVTYRGPLDARRGTALRAPRPTSVPSH encoded by the coding sequence GTGAGGATCGCCGCCGAGAACCTGAGCTGGTCGGTCGCGGGCACCCCGGTCGTACGGGACGTCAGCGCGGCCGTCGCCCCCGGCGAGACCGTCGGACTGCTCGGCCCCAACGGCTCGGGCAAGTCCTCCCTGCTGCGCTGCCTCGCCGGCCTCCGCGCCCCCGACACGGGCACCGTCCGCTACGACGGCGAGTCCGTCCGGGGCTGGAGCGCCCGCCGGATCGCCCGGCACGTCGCGTTCGTCGCACAGGACTCGGGCGCCGACAGCGACCTCCGGGTCGCCGACGTGGTCGGTCTGGGACGGACGCCGTTCCGGGACCGCTGGCGCGGCCCCGACGGCACCGACCGCGCGGTGACGGCACAGGCGCTGGAGGAAGTCGGCCTCACGGCGCTCGCCGACCGCTCCTGGAAGGCGCTGTCCGGCGGCGAACGCCAACGCGCCCACATCGCCCGCGCGCTGGCCCAGCAGCCGTACGCCCTGCTCCTCGACGAACCCACCAACCACCTCGACGTCAAGCACCAGCTGGAGCTCATGGAGCTGCTGACCGGCACCGAACGGACCGTCCTCGTCGCGCTGCACGACCTGTCGCTCGCCGCCCGGTACTGCGACCGGCTGCTGCTCCTGCACCACGGCCGGCTGATCGCCGCCGGCCCGCCCGCCGAGGTACTGACCGCCGAGCGGCTCGCCGAGGTCTTCGAGGTCGACGCCGCCCTCACCACCGACGCCCTGGGCCAGCCGGCCGTCACCTACCGCGGCCCACTCGACGCCCGGCGCGGTACCGCCCTCCGGGCGCCCCGACCCACGTCCGTCCCCTCCCACTGA
- a CDS encoding MFS transporter, producing MTTTPAPTAPKSPAPPSRSVLRDPAFLRLWAGTTASGLATWALPFVLGLAVLHRDLGAAGLGLVLAARTAGFLVAVAVGGVLADRHSRRAVVLWSALAAATAAPLLAVGLGHSLALMTAAAALAGAGQGACRPAFQALTAEIVTPERRQQANAAMTVAVRSSTLAGPTLTALLAAFLDVRTLLLGIGALWLAAGLVPGRGTARATGGRSPEELPDPSSDARPAAGSAPRAGFRAEFLEGIREARRHPWFLAGLGALVAVIALGYSATGVALPLISRDRYGTEWVLAAAMTAYTVGALGGALVIARLRPRSPGWAAFAGLGAYGVAPLSLMLPVHPAVVVAAYAVAGIGIELFNVPWFTATQREVAPDKLARVSSLDFLVSYGLAPVGLALIAPAIERFGVTPVLAACAAACFLVPAAAALVPTARHFGRTDPATRD from the coding sequence ATGACCACCACACCCGCCCCCACGGCCCCCAAGTCCCCAGCGCCACCCTCCCGTTCGGTCCTCCGGGACCCCGCGTTCCTGCGCCTCTGGGCGGGCACCACCGCCTCCGGCCTCGCGACCTGGGCCCTGCCGTTCGTCCTCGGGCTCGCCGTCCTGCACCGCGACCTCGGCGCCGCCGGACTCGGCCTGGTCCTCGCCGCACGCACCGCCGGCTTCCTCGTCGCCGTCGCCGTCGGCGGCGTCCTGGCCGACCGGCACTCCCGCCGCGCGGTCGTCCTCTGGTCCGCCCTCGCGGCCGCGACCGCCGCGCCCCTCCTGGCAGTCGGACTCGGCCACTCGCTCGCGCTGATGACGGCGGCCGCCGCGCTCGCCGGCGCCGGTCAGGGCGCCTGCCGCCCGGCGTTCCAGGCGCTCACGGCCGAGATCGTCACACCCGAGCGGCGCCAGCAGGCCAACGCCGCCATGACCGTGGCCGTACGGAGTTCCACGCTCGCCGGACCCACACTGACCGCGCTGCTCGCGGCCTTCCTCGACGTGCGGACCCTGCTGCTGGGCATCGGGGCGCTGTGGCTGGCCGCCGGGCTCGTCCCGGGCCGGGGTACGGCGCGGGCGACGGGCGGCAGGTCACCCGAGGAGCTGCCGGACCCCTCGTCGGACGCGCGCCCGGCTGCCGGCTCCGCACCCCGCGCCGGCTTTCGGGCCGAGTTCCTTGAGGGCATACGCGAGGCGCGCCGCCACCCGTGGTTCCTCGCGGGGCTCGGCGCGCTGGTCGCGGTCATCGCGCTCGGCTACTCCGCCACCGGTGTGGCACTGCCCCTGATCAGCCGGGACCGCTACGGCACCGAGTGGGTCCTCGCCGCGGCGATGACCGCGTACACCGTGGGCGCGCTCGGCGGGGCCCTGGTCATCGCCCGCCTGCGGCCGCGCTCCCCGGGCTGGGCGGCGTTCGCCGGGCTCGGCGCGTACGGTGTCGCCCCGCTGAGCCTGATGCTGCCGGTGCATCCGGCCGTGGTCGTCGCCGCGTACGCCGTGGCCGGGATCGGCATCGAGCTCTTCAACGTGCCCTGGTTCACCGCGACCCAGCGCGAGGTGGCCCCGGACAAGCTGGCCCGCGTCTCCTCCCTGGACTTCCTGGTGTCCTACGGACTCGCGCCCGTCGGGCTGGCGTTGATCGCGCCCGCGATCGAGCGGTTCGGGGTCACGCCGGTGCTCGCCGCCTGCGCGGCCGCGTGCTTCCTCGTACCGGCCGCGGCGGCGCTCGTGCCGACCGCCCGCCACTTCGGGCGTACGGATCCGGCCACGAGGGACTGA
- a CDS encoding ABC transporter substrate-binding protein, whose translation MRHPAPLGIALTLALATTGCATAADDRPTARDRPAVEAGAATGHADGGKPVSVTSCGREISVPASPRRAVALDQTSTETLLELGLQDRMAGTANLKTKIPAPYRAAYAKIPVIAPKIATGEQLRAATPDFVVAGSADLYTADRAGTREELAELKVPTFVSAVDCPQHNPPGTTPFELLFSDYENLGKLFGAEERAHKLATAQRAAVAKAGTNTATTHPGEDRPTVVFLYSVFNGMPYVAGGTSLPSEMSRIVGAKNAFDDVAEDWPEVSWEEVARRDPDVIVVGDLSERGRPGDSAREKRAKMTGHPVISRLAAVRENRILEVPGIELDPSVRSVHALGLLAQGMKDLGHAH comes from the coding sequence ATGCGCCACCCCGCCCCCCTCGGCATAGCCCTGACGCTCGCCCTCGCCACCACGGGCTGCGCGACCGCTGCGGACGACCGCCCAACAGCCCGCGACCGCCCCGCGGTCGAGGCGGGCGCCGCGACCGGACACGCCGACGGCGGGAAGCCGGTCTCCGTCACCAGCTGCGGCCGCGAGATCTCCGTCCCCGCGTCACCTCGCCGGGCCGTCGCCCTGGACCAGACCTCGACCGAGACCCTGCTCGAACTCGGCCTCCAGGACCGGATGGCGGGCACGGCCAACCTGAAGACGAAGATCCCCGCCCCGTACCGGGCGGCGTACGCGAAGATCCCGGTCATCGCCCCGAAGATCGCCACCGGTGAGCAACTGCGCGCCGCCACCCCCGACTTCGTCGTCGCCGGCTCCGCCGACCTCTACACCGCGGACCGCGCAGGCACCCGCGAGGAACTGGCCGAACTCAAGGTCCCCACCTTCGTCAGCGCCGTGGACTGCCCCCAGCACAACCCGCCCGGCACCACCCCCTTCGAGCTCCTCTTCTCCGACTACGAGAACCTGGGCAAGCTCTTCGGCGCCGAGGAGCGCGCCCACAAGCTCGCCACCGCCCAGCGCGCGGCCGTCGCCAAAGCCGGGACGAACACCGCCACGACGCACCCCGGCGAGGACCGCCCCACGGTCGTCTTCCTCTACTCCGTCTTCAACGGCATGCCGTACGTGGCCGGCGGGACGAGCCTGCCCAGCGAGATGAGCCGGATCGTCGGCGCGAAGAACGCCTTCGACGACGTCGCCGAGGACTGGCCCGAGGTCTCCTGGGAAGAGGTCGCCCGCCGCGACCCGGACGTCATCGTCGTGGGCGACCTGTCCGAACGCGGCCGGCCCGGCGACAGCGCCCGCGAGAAGCGGGCCAAGATGACCGGACACCCGGTGATCTCCCGGCTCGCGGCGGTCCGCGAGAACAGGATCCTCGAGGTGCCGGGCATCGAACTCGACCCCTCCGTGCGCTCCGTGCACGCCCTCGGGCTGCTCGCCCAGGGCATGAAGGACCTCGGACATGCCCACTGA